The region tctctctcttattgtttatACACAACTAAAGATCATGTGGTAAaaaccttccctccccacccttctctctcttattgtttatACACAACTAAAGATCATGTGGTAAaaaccttccctccccacccttctctctcttattgtttatACACAACTAAAGATCATGTGGTAAaaaccttccctctccacccttctctctcttattgtttatACACAACTAAAGATCATGTGGTAAaaaccttccctccccacccttccctctcttaTTGCTTCAACACAACTAAAGATCATGTGGTAAaaaccttccctctccacccttctctcccttatTGTTTATACACAACTAAAGATCATGTGGTAAaaaccttccctccccacccttccctctcttaTTGCTTCAACACAACTAAAGATCATGTGGTAAaaaccttccctctccacccttctctcccttatTGTTTATACACAACTAAAGATCATGTGGTAAaaaccttccctccccacccttctctcttttaTTGTTTATACACAACTAAAGATCATGTGGTAAaaaccttccctctccacccttctctctcttattgtttatACACAACTAAAGATCATGTGGTAAaaaccttccctccccacccttctctctcttattgtttatACACAACTAAAGATCATGTGGTAAaaaccttccctctccacccttctctctcttattgtttatACACAACTAAAGATCATGTTGTAAaaaccttccctctccacccttctctctcttattgtttatACACAACTAAAGATCATGTGGTAAaaaccttccctccccacccttctctctcttttattgtttATACACAACTAAAGATCATGTGGTAAaaaccttccctctccacccttctctctcccttattGTTTATACACAACTAAGGACCGTGTGCTAATAGAAAacgttcccccacccctctctctcttattctttgtaCACAACTAAGGATCATGTGGCAATAGAAGACgttcccccaacctctctctctccctcttattgtATGTACACAACTCAGGAACATGTGGTAAAAaccttcacccttctctctcttattgtttgtACACTACTAAGGATcgtgtggcaaaaaaaaaaaaccgccttccctctccacccttctctctctcattgtttgtaCACAACTCAGGATCATGTGGTAAAATCCTTTGCCCTCCACcctaaaaaaacccccacaaacccaACAATACATCCCACTCCACTCAAAACTAGAACAGCAgataaccacaacacacacacacacacacacacgcacacacacaaaacgcttcaaaagccaacaacaacaacaaccaaccaaccaaaccaaaaacttCAAAGAACACAAATAATACCTCACCTCTAGACACAGAGGAGGGAGTCGCCGGTGACGCCCCCTGCCCCTGCAGCATCTTCTGTTTCAGGGCCCGGGCCGTGTGCCGCTTCATGTGCTGCCGGAAGTAGCGCTGCTCCGCAAACAGCTTCCCGCACAGCCCGCACACGTAGGGCGGCTGCCTGCCGTGCGTGTGGGCGTGCGCCTCCAGCTCCAGCTGCGAGTCAAAGGCGTCGCTGCAGGCCAGGCAGGCAAAGCGCGGCTGCCCGTTGGTCCCATGGGTCAACATGTGCGAATGCAGCTGCGTTGGGTGCTCAAACTGCTTGCCGCAGTGCAGGCAGATTAGGGGCTGGCCCGAAGCATGCACCACcaggtggcggtggtagtggatCTGGGGCAATAAGAAAAGGTCAAGGATGGGTCAAAGTGAATGACGTAAGTGCGTGGCCTAAATACATAGTGGTGTTTATTCACTGAAGGTCAACGATGGTCAAAGTGAATGAGAGTGCGTGGCCTAAATACACAGTGATATTTTTTCATTCACGGTCAACGATGGTCAAAGTGAATGAGAGTGCGTGGCCTAAATACATAGTGGTGTTTATTCACTGAAGGTCAACGATGGTCAAAGTGAATGAGAGTGCGTGGCCTAAATACATAGTGGTGTTTATTCACTGAAGGTCAATGATGGTCAAAGTGAATGAGAGTGCATGGTCTAAATACATAGTGGTGTTTATTCATTGAAGGTCAACGATGGTCAAAGTGAATGAGAATGCGTGGCCTAAATACATAGTGGTGTTTATTCACTGAAGGTCAACGATGGTCAAAGTGAATGAGAGTGCGTGGCCTAAATACATAGTGGTGTTTATTCATTGAAGGTCAACGATGGTCAAAGTGAATGAGAGTGCGTGGCCTAAATACATAGTGGTGTTTATTCACTGAAGGTCAATGATGGTCAAAGTGAATGAGAGTGCATGGTCTAAATACATAGTGGTGTTTATTCATTGAAGGTCAATTATGGTCAAAGTGAACGACATGACAGCGTGGTCTAATTACACTGTGgtatttattcattaatgtatTTGTTAATTCATCATTTCTGCTTAAGCCCTTCCAACCACACATAGCCATTTCAAGAGCAGAAAATACTGTCAATGCCAACATagtacagagatgccaacccctgtcaagtgtttgtaagaACTATCAGGAAAATTGGTGGGAACATTTTGAAGTTGGCAGGAACATtcagactccgagccacatcagcaaatgggcacagacgctgtttgaccgagacgcaacttgatttcGCCACATTCTCTCCCGTtcaggcaaacgattaagctgattggtctcatcaatgctgtttcaatgtaaacacacagcTGATAGGTCTcatcaatgctgtttcaatgtaaacacgcagcTGATTGGTCTcatcaatgctgtttcaatgtaaacacgcacacgaTAAGCTGAGCATCATCCCTGAAGCCAAGGTTAGTAGTCACTGCCTTGGTCTCGTGATCGATAAGTCAAGAGCATATgtgtaatgttacgacaggaaagcatgtgaccacaCAATGTAGTTAAAAATGGACTCGTCAGATAAATTTCGACTTTGGCGAAATTGTTGAAAAAACTGCGATCGTGcataacaaaatacggcgaaattgtaacagttggcatctctgataGTATCAGTAACAGGACAGGCTATCATCTTTATATGCAGCCAAAAACAGCTCCATCCTCATATGCCAAGGTGTCCTACTGTGAGTGCTCATTTGTTTGTTCCTATCAAAGAAGTGAATGAACTGGTCACTGATGGgcacaatagtcgagtgtttaaagcattggattttcaatctgagggtcccgcgttcaaatctcagtaacggcgcctggtgggtaaagggtggagatttttgcgatctcccaggtcaccatgtgtgcagacctgcttgtgcctgaatccccttcctgtgtatacacacgcagaagatcaaatacacatgttaaagatcctgtaatccatgtcagcattcgatgggttacaaaaacaagaacatacccagcatgcacaccccccaaaacagtatatggctgcctgaatggaggggcaaaaatggtcatacacgtaaaagcccattcgtgtacatatgagggaacatgggagttgcagcccacaaacgaagaagaacaagtcTTTACACGCAGCCAAAAACAGCTCCATCCTCTTCAGATGCCGCCAAGGTGAAcgctcattttttttgtttgttcatttgtatcAAAGGCACTGAATGAATGTGTCCCTGAAGCCCCACCCACCTTTTTGGCGAAGGCCTTCCCGCACTGGTCGCAGGTGAAGTCCCGCGCCCCGACGTGGCAGGCGGCATGCACGGTCAGGTCCTCCGCCTCCTTGAAGGTGCGCCCACAGACATGGCAGAAGAACTCCTCCTCTCCCACGTGCAGCTTCATGTGGGCTTTCAGGCTGGAGGCACGGGCGCACTCGCGGCCGCAGATCATGCACTCGTGGCTCTTGTTGCCCAGGTGCTTCCGCTCATGCACCGACAGCTGGGACTGGGAGCGAAAGCACTTGCTGCACTGGTGGCACTGGTAGCGCTGGTCCGACGTGTGCACACGCTGCCACACAAGAAGCATCGTCAATGCAGTGCGCAGTTCTGttcacatgaattttttttttttaaatcaactagGTAAGACATGATTCTATCTGCACACAAAAAGCATTATCAATTGCAGCGTGTATTTCTGTTCACATGAAAACCTTGAAAAATCAACTAGGTAAGACACTATTCGCTGCACACAACTCAATGCAAGTGTATTTCTGTTCACATgaattaaaaatataaaaaaatcaactGGGTAAGGCACGATTCACTGTATACAGAAGCATTTTCAATGCAGTGTGTATTTCTGTTTACAtgcatatataataataaaattttaaaaatcgaCTAGGTAGGATACTATTCACTGCACACAACAAACATTGTCAATGTAGCGTATAGTTGTGTTCacatgaatattaaaaaaaaatatcaactaGGTAAGACATGATTTACTGCACACAAGAAGCACTGTCAATGCAGTGCATGTTTCCGTTcacatgaatataaaaaaaaatcaactgggtAAGACACACTTTGCTGCACACAAGTAAGCATTACCAATGCAGCACATATTTCTGTtcacatgaatatttttttttaatcaactagGTAAGACATGATTCGCTGCACACAAGAAGCAGTATCAATGCAGCGCATATTTCTGTTCACATGAATATTGATATATGAAAAAAATCAACTGGATaagacattattttttttaagtaggaGAATTTAGTCACCAGTATAATAATCCTTTTAGATTTTTAACATCAAaatggttttgctgttgtttaggATTATCAgacaaaaaaatattcaaattTAAAAACTGCTCACAATTCTATGAATGACTATATGAGAGTGAGTATATCTGACAATGACAGGAAATCTAACAATGACAGCGGATCTGACAAGGCTCTGTCAGATGAATGCTTCCACACAAAGTTCTCACCTGATCAAATTCCTCATGAAATGAATGGAAACAAAAATTGTTTTGTAAAAAGATTAAAGATCTTTCAATCCCAAAACCCTTTGACAAACTCTAACATCAAACATAATCAGTGGAAGAAACGTGAACACGGAGGAGAATGTCCACAATGCACATCCCTAACCAACCTTGTGCTTCTCCTTTTCGTACTGAGTGTGGAACTGAGCAGAGCAGATCTCACAGCGGTAGATGACCCCGTCAGATCCGTGTGTCTTCATATGCTGCTTGAACGCACGCCAGTCATCATAGATCTGTAGGGCATTGCAAACAATCAAGTAACAGCtgaataacactttttttttcttcttttgattcgATTAACCACTTTTAATATCTCTCTCCATAACAATCAGTTCCTAAAACAAATTCAACACCACAGGAAATACCTACAAGCAAAATGAAACTAACAGAAACTTTACTTCACCAACACATAATAGGCTTGCATACACACTGAGACCAGCTGACTACTTTTTCGACTAAAGCATGCTTGCACATAGACAGGGCAAAAACATCAAAACTTCAGAATGTATCAAATCACTCACTTCATCTTCACCATTTTGTTTTTCAATCGCGTTCCCAAACCACAAGTGCATattaacaaaatacacacaaaagccAGTTAATGGTAACTGAAATTGTGACGATCAGTTACACACCTTCCCATAATCCTCAAAACAGAAATATCACAGGCATCTGCAAtttcaaattttttttatatgtaactttccacactccacacaacagaaacaaatcACAGGTAACTGACACTGTGACACTCATTTACATACCTTCCCACAGTccacacaacagaaacaaatcACAGgtaactgacacagtgacacttgTTTACCTACCATTCCACAGTCCATACGGCACAAACAAGTAACAGATAAATGACACTGTGACACTCATTTACATACCTTTCACAGGTGACTGATACTGTGACACTTATTTACATACTTTTCCACTGTtcatacaacacaaacaaacatagctAACTGACACCATGACATTTACATACCTTTCACAGGTAACTGACACTGTGTCACTAGTTTACATACCTttccacactccacacaacacaagcaaacCACAGgaaactgacacactgacactcgTTTACATACCTTTCAAAGgtaactgacacactgacactggatCACACACCTTTTCAAAGATAACCGACACACCGTGACACTCGTTCACATACCTTTCCACAGTCCACACAGGAGAAGGGCTCCTGCCTCTCAGCGTCATGGATGAGGGAGTGGGTGTCCAGGCGTTTCTGACTCTCGAACAGCTTGCCGCAGATCAGGCAGCAGAAGTTCTTGCCATCAATGTGACTCTGCATGTGGTTCCTAAGTCGCTGGGCAGCATGGAACTGGCGCCCACAGGCCTGGGGGGGGAATGGAAATGGATGTAATCATCACTGAGAAAAacatataatgtatatatgtaattatgttgatctgtatatatctattcatgtgaataaataaatatattactGATTCGCACATCCAGAATAAcataaagaacaacacacacacacacacacacatttaaacgcaCAGTGATGAGAAACATGCAGGTATACAAGTGtgtcacatgcgcgcacacacacaccaatgttctTTGAAACACACGCCTGTGAGTCTGTCATGTATGAAATTCAAGAAACAACTCCACAGTTTCGACCATGCATGTCACAGTGATGCACAGGTTTCTGATCACTGCTGGCTTGtcaagagagaaagaagtgtttTCTGAAAATCAAATAATCAGAGACTCCTGCAGTCTTACTGACAAGCTGTATAAATTTTGTACAATCTATACAAAATCAAAATAGCCCTTTTACAGAGGCAGTCATCCGATCACTTAAGAAACTAATACATCTGACACTTTACAAATACAAGAGAGAGCTGACACTGTTCTGTCATTCAAATTGTTTTTCTGTCATGCTGTGAGCCTTTGTTTCATATCCCTAAAGAGAACAAAATCAACTATCACCACTGCATTTTTCCTGTATTCACTACGATAACTAcaatgtttttattctttttcaacattcactGCAATAACTACaatgtttttgtttctgcctcAATAAATCTCTAGCATGCCGagtttctgataaaaaaaaaaaaaaaaaatgtgcatgcatgtgtacaggtTACCTTGCAAATATGTATGTTAATAGATGCACAGACATGTGATCATGTGTGTTTCCACAAGTGATTATGCATGCAAGCAGAAGTGCAATTACAGTTTGGTTATTGCTTAACTGACGCAGTTGTTTCAAATGTaaccctgcatttttttttttataatttgattTTAATGAGTACAAAGGTAAGCTACTGCTGCATTGTATACtccacatatgcatgcacacgcatacacaccaacacgcatgcacgccaggatgagcgcgcgcgcgcacacacacacacacacacacacacacacacacacacactcaaccaatACAGCGTAGTGTAAAATAACCTCTGCATTTCACAATTCATAAAAAGATCTGAGTGAGGACCAAGGTCAGCTACCAGAACACTGTACACTCCACACGTTTGACAaggaatgatgtggatacttatgtagcgcctatccttgatCAGAGGCCAAGCTCTTTGGGCTTTATTAAAAACACAagtcatttgcagaacaggctgccaACTTgggtatgtgtacacacatatgatATAGTGATAcccacacacctgcatgcacacccacacacccaccaacttAACTATCCTCCACACCTCAcaagtgtgacacacacacacacctacacacacacctgtatgcacACCCACAAACTTAACTATCCTCAAACTTAACTATCCTCCACACCTCACAAGTGTGCTTCTTGCCCCCGTTGGTGGTGTGTTTGGACACGTGGTACAGGTAGGAGCGCCAGTTGTTGCACTTCTGGCCACAGGTGGGGCACTCCAGAGACTCCTTGCGGTCGCGGCTGTGCACCGGCTTGTGGATATCCAGCTTCTGCTGCGAGGCGAACAGCTTGCCACACACCTGTAAAGGTGACACATGCACAGCTCATCATTCTTCAGCAACAATTATATTGCAGTACACCTGAAAGGGTAACACATGCACAACTCCTCAGtcatcaacaacaaatatattgCAGCACACCTGAAAGTGTAGCACATGCACAGCTCCTCAGtcatcaacaacaaatatattgCAGCACACCTGAAAGTGTAACACATGCACAGCTCTTCAGtcatcaacaacaaatatattgCAGCACACCTGAAAGTGTAGCACATGCACAGCTCCTCAGtcatcaacaacaaatatattgCAGCACACCTGAAAGTGTAGCACATGCACAGCTCCTCAGTCATCAACAATATATTGCAGCACACCTGAAAGTGTAGCACATGCACAGCTCTTCAGtcatcaacaacaaatatattgCAGCACACCTGAAAGTGTAACACATGCACAACTCCTCtgtcatcaacaacaaatatattgCAGCACACCTGAAAGTGTAGCACATGCACAGCTCTTCAGtcatcaacaacaaatatattgCAGCACACCTGAAAGTGTAACACATGCACAACTCCTCtgtcatcaacaacaaatatattgCAGCACACCTGAAAGTGTAACACATGCACAGCTCTTCAGtcatcaacaacaaatatattgCAGCACACCTGAAAGTGTAGCACGTGCACAGCTCCTCAGtcatcaacaacaaatatattgCAGCACACCTGAAAGGGTAACACATGCACAACTCCTCtgtcatcaacaacaaatatattgCAGCACACCTGAAAGTGTAGCACATGCACAGCTCTTCAGtcatcaacaacaaatatattgCAGCACACCTGAAAGTGTAGCACATGCACAGCTCTTCAGtcatcaacaacaaatatattgCAGCACACCTGAAAGTGTAGCACATGCACAGCTCTTCAGTCATCAACAACAGATATTTTGCAGCACACCTGAAAGTGTAGCACGTGCACAGCTCTTCAGTCATCAACAACAGATATTTTGCAGCACACCTGAAAGTGTAGCACATGCACAGCTCTTCAGTCATCAACAACAGATATTTTGCAGCACACCTGAAAGTGTAGCACATGCACAGCTCCTCAGTCATCAACAACAGATATTTTGCAGCACACCAATCAGTGTAGCACATGTTCAGTCATCGACACAAGGCATCAATAACAAATTCTGCTGCACAACTGTAGCATGCTCAGAGCTCTTGAGTCATGAACAAGACATCAATAACAAATATTGCTGCACACTCGTAAGTGtaacacatgcatatatgtatctcTTCAGTCATCAACCAGGTATCGTCAACAACTGAGCACACTATGAACTGTTCACCCAttttgatgtctttttttctgctgtcAGGTTGGAGGTTTGGGGTTATAGTGTTTGtgtcagaaacttttttttttttaaagtaaatgtATTCATTTCTGTGGAGTTTTAAAAATGGTGCAAAAGTTGCTCCATCTCCTGTCTCTCATTTTCATTTTTGCATCATTTCCATCAATCAAGGCTGTGAAATGGCAAAATATTTAAAGGTAATCCTtttcctcctgtttttttttctttcattcaaacACCTTCAAaaggatattcacacacacacacacacacacacactcaaatgtaTATAAATACAACTCTCACATTCACAGATTCACACAGAAACCaataaggaaataaaaaaaaaatttttttaaaaaaggcagagaaaaagacaacCAGTAACTCACATCACAACAGTATGGCTTTCCTTTCGAGTGGCTCAGCATGTGGGAATCGTAGCGGGAGGGAACCCGGAACTCCTTGCCACACACCTCGCACTTGTAGCCACCCGGGGTACGCATCTGCCCCCCTGTCATCTGCTGCAGGTAGCCCTGAGCCAGTCCACCCACCATGGTGGCTGACCCACCGCCCATCATCAAACTGtccatggaggggagggggaaaccaGCGTCAGGGGACAAGCCCACCCCCGCTCCTTGCTGCTGAGGCACGATACGCTTGATCCGAGACTTGGATGGCTTCCGCTTCGATTGTCGAAGAGCGGCCGAGTCTGAGTGCTCCCCATCATCAGTTCTGCctttttcatcatcgtcatcatcatcttcgtcctcatccccatcctcctccaacTTTGCCCGCTTTGTGAGCGGGCTGTTTTCTTTCTCGTCGAAGCAGTCATCACTGCTGGCGTCGGAGTTTTCATCAGAAGCAGAATCCGAGGTTTTGCCCAAATGTTCTGGGTCTTTATTAATCTCACCATGTTTCACCCGTAAAGCCATCTTGCTGTTGGAGCACTGAAAAACTCTTCTCTGAAGTATGCACTCTAGTCAAAGGATCACCAGTTGCCGTTGTCTGTTGCCGTTCACTCAGAAGTTCAGTGTACTCCTTCCTGAGCAGTTAAAAGTGTCCACAGTTCGATGTCTGGATTTTGCTCAGCTCAAGTGACAAGCCAAAATTTATCAAGGCAAATGACACAATGTCTCTGTAAATGCAGGGAAGCTTTGACTAAGAATCATCAGtctgaaacacaaaacacacacacacacacacacacacacacacaaaggaaaattaTTTTCAATTTTTATAAAAGAGCattacacaattctgaaaaaaaagattgattcatAGATTTTATATAAATGTCAAAGTTGGAAATATTTCATTTTCATCACGTGGATCTTCAGTTGCGTGCTGCAATGAGTCAATGGCTGA is a window of Babylonia areolata isolate BAREFJ2019XMU chromosome 22, ASM4173473v1, whole genome shotgun sequence DNA encoding:
- the LOC143297069 gene encoding uncharacterized protein LOC143297069, with amino-acid sequence MALRVKHGEINKDPEHLGKTSDSASDENSDASSDDCFDEKENSPLTKRAKLEEDGDEDEDDDDDDEKGRTDDGEHSDSAALRQSKRKPSKSRIKRIVPQQQGAGVGLSPDAGFPLPSMDSLMMGGGSATMVGGLAQGYLQQMTGGQMRTPGGYKCEVCGKEFRVPSRYDSHMLSHSKGKPYCCDVCGKLFASQQKLDIHKPVHSRDRKESLECPTCGQKCNNWRSYLYHVSKHTTNGGKKHTCEACGRQFHAAQRLRNHMQSHIDGKNFCCLICGKLFESQKRLDTHSLIHDAERQEPFSCVDCGKIYDDWRAFKQHMKTHGSDGVIYRCEICSAQFHTQYEKEKHKRVHTSDQRYQCHQCSKCFRSQSQLSVHERKHLGNKSHECMICGRECARASSLKAHMKLHVGEEEFFCHVCGRTFKEAEDLTVHAACHVGARDFTCDQCGKAFAKKIHYHRHLVVHASGQPLICLHCGKQFEHPTQLHSHMLTHGTNGQPRFACLACSDAFDSQLELEAHAHTHGRQPPYVCGLCGKLFAEQRYFRQHMKRHTARALKQKMLQGQGASPATPSSVSRGSGAAMPTKLEHKCHMCGQQFAQRHSLISHIEEHKRSGLFVYFNMYDSNNPMKKAALQQKSQGPAGASDDESESDSESEGSDETPNRSKTTIHFGMKGSSQSGSTPRGSNSRSSLTQAAERAMALRMQAAAKQSQLSGANDNGAPRSRSIHSGMSMQNPGDGGESEEHKSSFYSAPVFPGQMSGSHATPYHAAAQQFQQQNSQEDFMDGSNQGGGDAAGQYASQQKGLPGFADFRRQLGFSDGAGYAEYPNNMPASDHYAPAGQMPPSSSGYSNSSAVHSPSSYLPSANDQMAVPYSTSSSVPVYPDMSVFPGMPAPGPDRMGRVGQNPQGGDMQQQQYEPMLQFQPLSS